TTTTTTGTAACACTTATTTAAATCAATTGTTATATTTGCTTTTCCTATTGGACCTTTCCAGCCTGCGCCTGTTTCTAATATATAACTTATAACATGATGCGTACCGGCACTCCACATTGAAGGGTAACCCCAGTATGTATTTCTTATTGTTTTTGTTTCGCCTTTTGCGAAATCTACTTTCCACGTGTACCATTTTCTTACCGGGAACTCTACGTCTTTTTCCCCGGTCATTTCATTTTCGCCTCTTTTTGTTTCTTCTTTTATATTAACCGGAACGGGTTTATTATCAATCCAAACATTGAAATCGTTAAGATTAGAATCGTAAAAGGAATGCTGAGTTTCATCAACTCCCGGGAATCCCAATAAAGCATCTTTGACTGCTTCTCCTGTATTTACGAACTTAAAGATACAATCAACGAGAATTTTTTTCTTAGCCCAACCGTATATTTTTGTTGAATCTGAGGGGGGGGCTACTTTTATGTTTACTGTTTCTGCTTGCATAACAATATTTTTACTATTTATAGGATATACGTTATGTGCCGATTCAAAAAGCAGCGCATCATCTGCGAATAAAGGGTTACAAAAAACCAAAGCAATCAATAGAATTTTTAGAATCGGACTTCCATCAAAGAGACTGTAACATAGCTGAGAAGGACTTGATATATTTACCAGCTTGGAATTATCAGACATCTTCTCTGTATCTACTTTTAGTAACTTTGATTTTCCTTTTTCCCGTTCAGATGTAACTAATGTTATAAAATGCATATTATTTATCTATAAAATAAATATTTGGTTTTATAATCCGGTTCTTTCTCTCCCTGTTTACGCGCCCGATGTCCTTTTTTGACTTTCTCATCCGTGTTTGTCAAAGGCACTGTTTTATCATCAAATTTGTCCTCCTGCCCTGAATTCAATGTCATTACTCCTTCCCCTTTTCCATCTAAATTTATCACTGATGTTTCAAAATTAGCGCAAGCGCAGCAGTTTGATTCCAATGCTTTCAATATCCTGAAGTTATTTTTCATTTCAAAAATTACTGTTTGAAAGTAACTATAAGGATGTAAACTATCAGGAGCGCATTCTACACATCCCAAAAAACATTCTTTTCCTTTGATATAAATGGGTTTGAAATGTCCAAGCAAGAAAGGGGGTTCTTCAGTGTGTCCTTTAGTTATTATATTCCCTTCCGCGACAATAAAAGACTTCGTTAGTTCTAACTTGTTTTTGTTCCACATTAATAAATTGTATGTTGTTGGACTCACATCAGATTGTTCTTTAGCTATTACTAACTGTTTTCGGTGAATATTTTCCACATTGGCAATACAAACCAATTTATCAGATGTATTATAATTAACATATCCAAGCTCCCCATTGTCTGTCCATAGAAAGTGTAAAGAATCTTTTTCTGCTTTTATAATACAAAGATAATATTTATGTCCCCTATTTTTTTCTCCAAATACTACAAGTTCCTTAAAGTTATCATTATTGACA
Above is a genomic segment from bacterium containing:
- a CDS encoding DUF4424 family protein, translated to MHFITLVTSEREKGKSKLLKVDTEKMSDNSKLVNISSPSQLCYSLFDGSPILKILLIALVFCNPLFADDALLFESAHNVYPINSKNIVMQAETVNIKVAPPSDSTKIYGWAKKKILVDCIFKFVNTGEAVKDALLGFPGVDETQHSFYDSNLNDFNVWIDNKPVPVNIKEETKRGENEMTGEKDVEFPVRKWYTWKVDFAKGETKTIRNTYWGYPSMWSAGTHHVISYILETGAGWKGPIGKANITIDLNKCYKK
- a CDS encoding VCBS repeat-containing protein; this encodes MKKIFSGIFIGTVLSTSNLMAKLPDFNLIYEGYLPEPISYNIEHVSYTMELKSANLLGNRQEFIVIKDTSIFKILQFVKKEWKTFYEITLNDSNSAKNTKWTTGDLNNDGKDEIILFKEQSMIRYEWNGKEFEKTVNELPYLVGDALIGDVNNDNFKELVVFGEKNRGHKYYLCIIKAEKDSLHFLWTDNGELGYVNYNTSDKLVCIANVENIHRKQLVIAKEQSDVSPTTYNLLMWNKNKLELTKSFIVAEGNIITKGHTEEPPFLLGHFKPIYIKGKECFLGCVECAPDSLHPYSYFQTVIFEMKNNFRILKALESNCCACANFETSVINLDGKGEGVMTLNSGQEDKFDDKTVPLTNTDEKVKKGHRARKQGEKEPDYKTKYLFYR